In Sphaeramia orbicularis chromosome 1, fSphaOr1.1, whole genome shotgun sequence, a genomic segment contains:
- the wbp1lb gene encoding WW domain binding protein 1-like b produces the protein MRGVCPALKMGLFLHAVGSVNPTESAADRSLLHCEGANNQSYICESGHCCGESQCCSYYYELWWFWLVWAIIFILSCCCVCHHRRTKHRLQQQQRQHEINLIAYREAHNYPSVPFYFRFLPNYLLPDYEEVVNRPPTPPPPYSALHTGPTSVASSPLASEQQEGHCPTIQPTPVPSVSDSLCCRPSLEEPQSPTLDFRPKPDNKQVQAAQDSSMILMSDGINREGLANQEKRVGDDSCKDPLLKDLGLPESCAEDKDRLPNGRRRRFTGDSGIEVCVCSRRGSNGCSGAGGTGQEGKELRELESLLGQEGDNEEEEEAGDFCDSCGHRASFSVEEEAALGGPERRVTRGPPQPTHQIGSASLHPPVCLLLHTISEQEGPHHSTSTEPQG, from the exons AGCCTACTTCACTGCGAAGGTGCGAACAATCAGAGCTACATCTGCGAGTCTGGACACTGCTGCGGAGAATCTCAGTGCTGCAGCTACTATTACGAATTATGGT GGTTTTGGCTGGTGTGGGCTATCATCTTCATTTTGAGCTGCTGCTGCGTGTGTCACCACCGCCGCACCAAACATcgtttgcagcagcagcagcgtcagCATGAAATCAACCTCATCGCTTATCGTGAAGCACACAACTACCCCTCGGTGCCCTTCTACTTCA ggtTTCTGCCAAACTACCTCTTACCTGACTATGAGGAGGTGGTCAACAGGCcacccactcctcctcctccatacAGTGCCTTACACACAGGGCCAACCTCAGTGGCTTCGAGTCCACTTGCCTCTGAGCAGCAGGAGGGACACTGTCCAACCATCCAGCCCACTCCTGTGCCCTCCGTCTCAGACAGTCTGTGTTGCAGACCGAGCCTAGAGGAGCCACAATCCCCCACCTTAGACTTCAGGCCCAAACCTGACAACAAGCAGGTGCAGGCAGCACAAGACTCATCCATGATCCTGATGTCAGATGGGATTAATAGGGAGGGACTCGCTAACCAGGAGAAAAGAGTTGGGGATGACTCCTGCAAGGACCCCCTGCTGAAGGACCTTGGTCTACCCGAGAGCTGTGCTGAGGACAAAGATCGTCTCCCCAACGGAAGGAGGAGGCGATTCACAGGAGACTCTGGGattgaggtgtgtgtgtgcagtagacGTGGGAGTAATGGTTGTAGTGGAGCAGGAGGGACAGGCCAAGAAGGCAAGGAGCTGAGAGAGCTGGAGAGCCTGTTGGGGCAAGAGGGAgacaatgaggaggaggaggaggctggtgACTTCTGCGACAGCTGCGGTCATCGTGCCTCCTTCAGTGTGGAGGAGGAGGCGGCTCTGGGAGGGCCGGAGAGGCGGGTCACACGCGGACCACCTCAGCCCACCCACCAGATAGGCAGTGCCTCGCTTCACCCTCCAGTGTGCCTCCTCCTCCACACCATCAGCGAGCAGGAGGGACCACACCACAGCACCAGCACTGAGCCACAGGGATGA